In Verrucomicrobiota bacterium, a single window of DNA contains:
- the lepB gene encoding signal peptidase I, translating to MSSARQIEFQLFIKVIFIVYKVSLLSGCNHQNYVEFKVSSTSMEPEFEANEAIRARLLCKQSEIRRGDVVVISPPQGYKGARWLRRIAAIPGDKVVFDGDRLLINGLEVSDLDLESIGLSVRQIEMINLVLGSEDYYVTGDNLSNAIDSRHFGPIKWEHFSHKVIH from the coding sequence ATGAGCTCAGCAAGGCAAATCGAGTTTCAATTGTTTATAAAAGTGATTTTTATAGTATATAAAGTGTCCTTGTTGTCGGGCTGTAATCATCAGAATTACGTTGAATTTAAGGTGTCTTCTACGTCTATGGAGCCTGAATTTGAAGCTAATGAAGCAATCAGAGCTAGGCTTCTTTGCAAGCAGTCGGAAATCAGAAGAGGAGATGTGGTGGTTATAAGCCCACCACAAGGCTATAAAGGCGCTCGCTGGCTACGCCGGATAGCGGCCATCCCTGGAGATAAAGTCGTATTTGATGGTGACAGGCTTTTGATTAATGGACTAGAGGTCTCAGATTTGGATTTAGAGTCGATCGGGTTGAGTGTGCGACAGATTGAAATGATCAATTTAGTTTTAGGTTCCGAAGATTACTACGTGACAGGAGATAATCTGTCTAATGCTATAGATTCGAGACACTTTGGCCCAATTAAATGGGAACACTTTTCTCATAAAGTGATACATTGA